The following are encoded in a window of Chthoniobacterales bacterium genomic DNA:
- a CDS encoding alpha/beta hydrolase — MSSHLFRSGLQVLVSLFFVGILPAQGWAEVWTVLSADPLEDGRDASLADAAQLAYRYDKGQDLLWFRVALFGKPNQDAFGVNLVFDTGSDDASKMNWWGANKTFKFDRLVTAWVTRRGDRYQGTMGIGDAAGSRAKQFNNLSQDNLQLRIEGDSIIIGVKRTDVTDKMKMNLIAAVGSNEQWNDDVPGVDSVTIDLSSERPKQGLREIDLTRNNLDLPSDYKTLADDQPPVITKKGKGRRPLILIPGGYSGATSFDGFVDRNEQNFSFYTVTPPGLNGTAARPVPPAGTSLSELTWSRRLERDILDLIKRENLVKPVIVAEQAPASIAATELAEKHPEQIGGVVLAASYPFFFVPSPKDPTRKTPATAGERTRVVDAAVAAKWFKYVTPETWLSNDTPAQALSNVPARGQKARDELEGAPLEIKIRYLCEFWASDLPRNFDKLKVPLMALVPQFDEKFLSEPGNSTLKTGYLDRWETVRSPLVEIAKIPNARLLVLDDQPEKTDEAITKFVDRVNRRG; from the coding sequence ATGAGCTCACATCTATTTAGAAGCGGTTTACAAGTCTTGGTGTCGCTGTTTTTTGTAGGGATCTTACCTGCGCAAGGATGGGCAGAGGTTTGGACGGTGTTGAGCGCCGACCCTCTGGAAGATGGTCGTGACGCTTCATTGGCAGACGCAGCGCAGCTCGCTTACCGCTACGACAAGGGGCAGGACCTTTTGTGGTTTCGCGTAGCCCTGTTCGGCAAGCCGAACCAGGATGCGTTTGGTGTTAACCTTGTTTTCGACACCGGCAGCGATGACGCCAGCAAAATGAACTGGTGGGGTGCCAATAAAACTTTCAAGTTCGATAGACTTGTGACGGCGTGGGTAACACGCCGCGGCGACCGATATCAGGGAACGATGGGAATCGGTGACGCGGCTGGATCTCGCGCGAAGCAATTTAACAATCTGTCGCAGGATAATCTGCAACTTCGCATCGAAGGAGACTCGATCATAATCGGTGTCAAACGCACGGACGTCACTGATAAGATGAAGATGAATCTGATAGCGGCAGTCGGGTCCAATGAGCAGTGGAATGACGATGTTCCGGGGGTCGATTCGGTCACCATTGATCTATCATCGGAACGACCGAAGCAAGGATTGCGAGAGATCGATTTGACCCGCAATAACCTCGACCTTCCGTCAGACTACAAGACGCTTGCGGACGACCAGCCGCCAGTGATCACGAAAAAGGGGAAAGGCCGGCGTCCTTTGATTCTAATTCCGGGCGGGTATTCGGGCGCGACGTCGTTTGATGGCTTCGTTGATCGGAATGAGCAGAATTTCAGCTTCTACACTGTGACGCCGCCTGGCCTCAACGGGACGGCAGCCCGTCCGGTCCCTCCAGCCGGCACTAGTCTCAGCGAGTTAACGTGGTCTCGTCGTTTGGAACGGGACATCCTTGATTTGATCAAGCGGGAAAATCTGGTCAAACCGGTCATCGTCGCGGAACAGGCGCCGGCTTCCATTGCCGCAACCGAACTTGCTGAAAAGCATCCGGAACAGATCGGCGGCGTAGTTCTCGCCGCCTCGTATCCGTTCTTTTTTGTACCTTCCCCAAAAGACCCGACCAGAAAGACTCCGGCAACGGCCGGTGAGCGCACCCGCGTGGTTGATGCGGCCGTGGCCGCCAAATGGTTTAAATACGTTACCCCTGAAACCTGGTTGAGTAATGATACGCCAGCGCAGGCGCTTTCCAATGTGCCGGCGAGGGGCCAGAAAGCCCGAGACGAGCTCGAGGGGGCCCCGCTTGAGATCAAAATTCGTTATCTGTGTGAATTTTGGGCCTCCGATCTTCCTCGCAATTTCGACAAGTTAAAGGTGCCGCTCATGGCATTAGTGCCTCAATTCGACGAGAAATTTCTCTCCGAACCGGGCAATTCTACCTTGAAGACAGGCTATCTCGATCGATGGGAAACCGTGAGAAGCCCTCTGGTTGAGATTGCGAAAATCCCGAATGCCCGATTGCTCGTTCTCGATGATCAACCCGAAAAGACTGACGAGGCCATCACCAAGTTTGTCGATCGAGTTAATAGACGGGGATAG
- a CDS encoding ArsR family transcriptional regulator — MNDSPWRKRLIQSTRGQILTLLRQRDRTVGELATELQLTDNAVRAHLMTLERDGFVGQAGTRAGSRRPHALFTVTGAVEHVFPKSYGRLLDLVLGAIARRLGPRELGKAMREVGREIAGENMARAPARSHQQRIELAVQILSELGGAATVERVDGTDVIRGRGCPIAAATAKHPEACLIAESLLSEIIGVPVKERCQRGTDPSCCFEIRRSS; from the coding sequence ATGAACGATTCACCCTGGCGGAAACGGCTCATCCAAAGCACGCGAGGTCAAATCCTTACCCTGCTGCGGCAACGTGACCGAACGGTCGGCGAACTCGCCACCGAATTGCAGCTGACCGACAACGCGGTTCGCGCCCATCTGATGACGCTGGAGCGCGACGGATTTGTCGGCCAGGCGGGAACCCGTGCGGGCTCGCGACGGCCCCATGCCCTTTTTACCGTGACCGGCGCTGTGGAACACGTCTTTCCAAAATCATATGGCCGATTGCTGGATCTTGTGCTTGGCGCAATTGCCCGCCGGCTCGGGCCACGCGAGCTTGGAAAGGCCATGCGCGAAGTCGGCCGGGAAATTGCTGGTGAGAATATGGCGAGAGCCCCTGCTCGAAGCCATCAGCAGCGGATCGAGCTGGCCGTGCAAATTCTGTCGGAGCTCGGGGGCGCGGCGACCGTGGAGCGAGTCGATGGGACGGACGTGATCCGCGGTCGCGGCTGCCCAATCGCGGCGGCCACGGCGAAGCACCCCGAGGCATGCCTAATCGCCGAGTCACTCCTTAGCGAGATCATTGGCGTTCCGGTCAAGGAGCGCTGCCAGCGCGGCACTGATCCATCCTGCTGCTTCGAGATCCGGCGGTCGAGCTGA
- a CDS encoding DUF4142 domain-containing protein gives MKTYALFFSGILACSTIFVAGNESNAATPPTDPQIAMIAVTADSIDIDAGKLAAEKSSNPKVKEFAEMMVRDHTSVNKQATDLAAKLKLTPEESDTSRSLKADADKNLAKLKGLSGAAFDKAYIDNEVAYHEAVIKAVTETLIPNTKNADLKKLLESAGPIFTSHLTHAKELQSSLK, from the coding sequence ATGAAAACCTACGCACTCTTCTTCTCCGGAATCCTCGCCTGCTCGACGATATTCGTCGCGGGAAACGAAAGCAACGCCGCCACCCCGCCGACCGATCCACAGATCGCAATGATCGCGGTGACCGCCGATTCGATCGACATTGACGCGGGCAAATTAGCCGCGGAAAAGTCCTCGAATCCCAAAGTCAAAGAATTCGCCGAAATGATGGTGCGCGACCACACTTCGGTGAACAAGCAGGCGACGGACCTGGCTGCAAAATTGAAGCTGACTCCGGAGGAGAGCGACACCAGCCGGAGCTTGAAAGCCGACGCGGATAAGAACCTCGCCAAACTCAAGGGATTGAGCGGAGCCGCATTCGACAAGGCCTATATCGACAACGAGGTCGCGTACCATGAAGCGGTCATCAAGGCGGTTACCGAAACCCTGATCCCAAACACAAAGAACGCGGACCTGAAAAAACTGCTGGAGAGCGCGGGCCCTATCTTCACCTCCCACCTTACCCACGCCAAAGAGCTTCAGAGTTCCCTCAAATAG
- a CDS encoding cupredoxin family copper-binding protein → MLQPEYIHVLINPLPVYGLAAGLIGLVVAILQRSRRATIAALVIVLISSASAWPVYELGQQAYDRVLSMADNDGRAWLAEHADRAHKLIWFFYALATLSAVGLVLPIRWPRSSTWFATIVLVLGAACLGLGGYISYAGGRVRHREFRLEPPPNALPNPTARETQPPGSADVAAASQVTIEMVKYSPAAIEIKTGETVVWINNDLTPHTVTSEAGAELNSESIEPGSSWNHKFTQAGIFSYYCTFHTEMKGTVTVN, encoded by the coding sequence ATGCTGCAGCCTGAATACATTCACGTTCTGATCAACCCGTTGCCGGTCTACGGCCTGGCCGCGGGATTGATTGGTTTGGTCGTAGCGATTTTGCAGCGCAGTCGTCGGGCGACGATCGCCGCGCTTGTCATTGTGCTCATCAGCAGCGCCTCAGCGTGGCCTGTCTACGAATTGGGCCAGCAAGCGTACGACCGCGTGTTGTCGATGGCGGACAACGACGGACGGGCCTGGCTCGCCGAGCACGCGGATCGGGCTCATAAATTGATTTGGTTTTTTTATGCGCTGGCGACGTTGAGCGCAGTTGGGCTCGTTCTTCCGATAAGGTGGCCGAGGTCATCGACTTGGTTTGCAACGATCGTCCTGGTCCTTGGCGCTGCTTGTCTCGGGCTGGGAGGCTATATTTCCTACGCGGGAGGCAGAGTTCGCCATCGCGAATTCCGCCTCGAACCGCCCCCAAACGCATTGCCAAACCCGACCGCCCGCGAGACCCAGCCCCCTGGCTCCGCCGATGTTGCCGCCGCTTCACAAGTTACGATCGAGATGGTCAAATATTCACCGGCAGCAATTGAAATCAAAACCGGCGAAACCGTCGTATGGATCAATAACGACCTGACGCCCCACACCGTCACCTCCGAGGCCGGCGCTGAACTGAATTCAGAGTCAATAGAACCCGGATCTTCCTGGAACCACAAGTTCACCCAGGCTGGAATTTTTTCCTATTATTGCACCTTCCACACGGAGATGAAGGGCACTGTTACGGTGAACTGA
- a CDS encoding heavy metal-binding domain-containing protein yields MTLTIWVATTFAESTPTPTPSASADSQARKYTCPMHPEVVEDKPGKCSKCGMTLVPKKEEKPKK; encoded by the coding sequence ATGACCTTGACGATTTGGGTCGCAACCACATTTGCCGAATCGACGCCAACCCCGACGCCGAGCGCATCGGCGGATTCCCAGGCCAGGAAATATACGTGTCCGATGCATCCTGAGGTGGTGGAGGACAAGCCAGGGAAGTGTTCCAAGTGCGGGATGACCCTGGTGCCCAAGAAAGAAGAAAAGCCTAAGAAATAA